A region from the Stygiolobus caldivivus genome encodes:
- a CDS encoding FAD-binding oxidoreductase: MLSQIFLSKLKEIDYSIDPKIVSSLSRDFSHTSPIISPLLSKSANAVVFPKNEDEVKTIVEACIEEHVPIVPRGGGVNNVGGVIPMKGGIIMDLSRMKTFKEYEDEIEVGPGVSFCDNGRLRFNVRVYPSTYCEGATVAGFFSGGSGGIGEFRYGRNWDYATEVTMVNPVGKTVKLRGGDVKIAAHAEGTTGIITKLKVQKREKTKDIPIVVEFDNLHNAMNFIQSLYDNYSHTVYHVTLRSPEMSRLTSNITGYYTSKWNVLVVCEEECPFKGKRGDGVWEKRFLFFGGTITTAMGIMKKRYYYVVKDIPLEETEEKLTKVIESRKGFVTDVEFDIGRKSHPFILTDEEKEYYEILKILGGTNFDLNSIYINSRLPRDHLHKILVYKKMYDKEDLFNPDKVKF; this comes from the coding sequence ATGTTATCACAAATATTCCTCAGTAAGTTGAAAGAAATTGATTACTCAATTGATCCTAAAATTGTCTCATCACTTTCTAGAGATTTTAGCCATACTAGTCCTATAATTTCCCCTTTATTATCTAAGTCGGCTAATGCAGTAGTTTTTCCTAAAAACGAAGACGAAGTTAAAACTATCGTGGAAGCTTGCATTGAAGAACACGTACCCATAGTCCCGAGAGGAGGGGGAGTAAATAATGTAGGTGGTGTGATCCCAATGAAGGGAGGGATAATAATGGACCTCTCAAGGATGAAAACGTTTAAGGAATATGAGGACGAAATAGAAGTAGGGCCCGGGGTCTCTTTTTGCGATAACGGAAGGCTAAGGTTTAATGTACGTGTCTATCCTTCTACGTATTGTGAGGGAGCTACCGTGGCTGGTTTTTTTAGCGGTGGTTCAGGGGGCATTGGGGAGTTTAGGTATGGTCGTAATTGGGATTATGCAACCGAGGTAACCATGGTCAACCCTGTCGGTAAAACTGTAAAACTTAGGGGAGGAGATGTGAAAATAGCCGCTCATGCAGAGGGGACTACGGGGATAATAACTAAATTAAAGGTTCAGAAAAGGGAAAAGACTAAGGACATCCCTATTGTAGTCGAATTTGACAATTTACATAACGCTATGAATTTCATCCAAAGCCTTTATGATAATTATTCTCACACGGTGTATCACGTGACTTTAAGGTCTCCTGAAATGTCTAGACTTACATCTAACATTACTGGTTATTACACTAGTAAGTGGAATGTTTTAGTAGTATGTGAGGAGGAATGTCCTTTTAAAGGTAAAAGAGGCGACGGAGTTTGGGAAAAGAGGTTTCTGTTCTTCGGCGGGACTATTACCACAGCTATGGGGATTATGAAGAAGAGGTATTATTACGTAGTAAAGGATATACCTTTAGAGGAGACTGAGGAAAAACTGACTAAAGTTATAGAATCTAGGAAGGGCTTCGTGACTGACGTAGAGTTTGATATAGGGAGGAAGTCTCACCCCTTCATTCTAACCGATGAGGAGAAAGAATATTATGAGATACTTAAAATTTTAGGAGGGACTAATTTCGACCTGAACAGTATATATATAAACTCCAGACTTCCTAGAGATCACCTTCATAAAATCTTGGTCTATAAAAAGATGTATGATAAAGAGGATCTATTTAATCCAGATAAAGTGAAATTTTAA
- a CDS encoding aspartate aminotransferase family protein, which produces MDEISKAVKEHTFGTWRKQKDWNPLTVTRAEGVYFYDSRGKKYLDLSSQLVNVNLGYGNKRVIESIKEQLDKIQYISPAFATEVRMTAVKSLIKVMPKGITKFFFSTSGTEANEAAVKITRLAKNPKYKIIARYRSYHGSTYGSVSLTGDYRRWFAEPHTLGGVVRIPEPYCFRCPLKLKYPECNLACANYVDYVIKNEHNVAGIIVEPITGTNGVIVPPKDYLTTVRKIAKENDVLFIADEVMTGWGRTGEWFAVNHWNIEPDIITTAKSATASYVPIGITGVSKEIGDFFEDNLFAHGHTFEAHPVTLSAIPAVIEEFERLGILSHVNAIGKYVADRLSELKERHKSIGDIRGMGLFWAIEFVRDKKNTPFATYDDKFNGNSSDVDKIAKRLLDEGVYVFNGPSWFIISPPLIITKEEIDEGIDKIDKVVSDLDREFKD; this is translated from the coding sequence ATGGATGAAATTTCAAAAGCAGTAAAAGAACATACATTTGGAACGTGGAGAAAACAGAAGGATTGGAATCCCTTAACGGTGACAAGAGCTGAAGGAGTTTATTTCTATGACTCACGCGGTAAAAAATATCTTGATCTCTCCTCTCAACTTGTTAACGTTAACTTAGGCTATGGAAATAAGAGGGTCATCGAAAGTATAAAAGAACAGTTGGATAAAATACAGTATATCTCTCCTGCATTTGCAACCGAGGTGAGAATGACGGCTGTAAAATCGCTCATAAAAGTCATGCCTAAGGGCATTACAAAATTCTTCTTTTCAACTTCGGGCACCGAAGCCAATGAAGCTGCAGTAAAAATAACGAGGTTAGCTAAAAACCCCAAGTACAAGATAATTGCTAGATATAGGTCATATCACGGTTCTACATATGGCTCCGTCTCGTTAACTGGAGATTACAGGAGGTGGTTTGCTGAGCCACATACACTAGGTGGTGTGGTGAGAATACCAGAACCGTACTGTTTTAGGTGTCCCTTAAAGCTCAAGTACCCTGAGTGTAATTTAGCTTGTGCAAATTATGTGGATTATGTTATTAAAAACGAACATAATGTCGCTGGGATCATAGTGGAACCGATCACGGGGACTAACGGGGTTATAGTCCCGCCTAAGGATTACTTGACTACAGTAAGGAAGATAGCAAAGGAAAACGACGTCCTATTTATTGCAGATGAGGTTATGACGGGGTGGGGTAGGACTGGTGAGTGGTTCGCGGTAAACCATTGGAATATCGAACCGGATATAATTACTACTGCCAAATCAGCTACAGCCTCTTACGTCCCTATAGGTATCACTGGTGTCAGTAAGGAGATCGGGGATTTCTTCGAAGATAACCTTTTCGCCCACGGTCACACTTTCGAGGCCCATCCAGTGACATTATCAGCAATCCCCGCCGTTATTGAGGAGTTCGAAAGGCTTGGAATACTCTCTCACGTAAATGCTATTGGCAAATACGTTGCTGATAGACTAAGTGAGCTAAAAGAAAGGCATAAAAGTATTGGTGATATAAGGGGAATGGGATTATTTTGGGCTATTGAGTTTGTCAGGGATAAGAAGAACACACCCTTTGCAACATACGATGATAAGTTTAACGGAAACTCGAGTGATGTAGATAAAATAGCCAAAAGACTGCTTGATGAAGGGGTTTACGTATTTAACGGACCTTCGTGGTTTATAATATCCCCACCTCTCATAATTACTAAGGAGGAGATAGATGAAGGGATTGATAAGATTGATAAAGTGGTCTCAGATCTAGATAGAGAGTTTAAAGACTAA
- a CDS encoding alkaline phosphatase family protein has translation MNLHDLSREIKSVLKEDKKDVGNIVHKDRMSLILVDGLGWNIAQRLNTSVKPEKINSIFPSITVTVFATLLTAKRPGEHGILGWRIYDREEGRILNLMKVLKEQSVELDTFFSNTDSVFIMPEVATKSMMSKLKVIPYYTYWDGLYKYKLALENKDSKFVFFYLPYVDAMSHLYGPFSSPTLETASEVMGSLEKITNVYRESYSILITSDHGHVQVDRSVNLREDEEFLREMEFPPYGDARSLMFKSKRPLASLSKYGTLYEREKVEELVGGTNNIPDYLLVPFDNVNVVYWKDDMEHKYKGSHGGLTKDEMEIPLFVYE, from the coding sequence ATGAATTTACACGACTTGTCCAGAGAGATAAAGTCCGTGTTAAAAGAAGATAAAAAAGACGTAGGTAACATAGTCCACAAAGACAGAATGTCCCTGATCTTGGTAGACGGTTTAGGTTGGAATATAGCCCAGAGGTTGAACACGAGCGTAAAACCCGAGAAAATAAATTCAATATTCCCCTCAATAACAGTCACGGTATTTGCGACATTATTAACAGCAAAGAGACCGGGAGAACACGGTATTCTGGGCTGGAGGATATACGACAGAGAGGAAGGTAGGATATTGAACCTGATGAAAGTACTCAAGGAGCAGAGCGTGGAACTGGACACGTTCTTCTCTAACACTGACTCAGTCTTTATTATGCCTGAAGTAGCGACCAAGAGCATGATGAGCAAGCTAAAGGTCATCCCTTATTACACTTATTGGGACGGGCTGTATAAGTATAAGTTAGCCCTCGAAAATAAGGACTCCAAGTTCGTCTTCTTCTACCTGCCCTATGTAGACGCTATGTCCCACTTATACGGGCCGTTCAGTAGCCCCACCTTAGAGACAGCTAGCGAAGTCATGGGTTCGCTGGAAAAGATAACCAACGTTTATAGGGAGTCCTATTCAATACTCATTACCTCCGACCACGGCCACGTCCAGGTCGACAGGAGTGTGAACTTGAGGGAAGACGAAGAGTTCCTGAGGGAAATGGAATTCCCGCCTTACGGGGACGCGAGGAGCCTGATGTTCAAGAGTAAGAGGCCTTTGGCATCACTCTCAAAATACGGTACACTATACGAAAGAGAGAAGGTCGAGGAGTTAGTTGGAGGTACGAATAACATACCCGACTACCTCCTAGTCCCGTTCGACAACGTCAACGTGGTCTACTGGAAAGATGATATGGAGCACAAATATAAGGGTAGCCACGGAGGGCTCACTAAGGACGAGATGGAGATACCGTTATTCGTCTATGAGTGA
- a CDS encoding MFS transporter, whose translation MKNPLKEWDEKGISTFHIKTTLVAGAGTFVDGYDLTAGSLVFPLIEKSLGQGLEGASEILFLSIILGNFLGAIIFGYLAKHGRKKFYGIDAMLMTLGALAQAFVSTPVQLAIVRFLLGLGIGADYVLSPLVNAEYANRKDRGKLMAISGGLMWNVGALGSVFATLAIVNSFPPDTAWRLVLALGAIPALIVIYARRKFPETPRYMLYIKKNPKELEEKYGIKVQDVPATAVSWRRIGVMLLLAALTWYIFDVAAYAGVFFGPNVIAQSIGVNGVIFELIILLAFAIPGNLISTAFNDKVGRKVLQALGFTGMGATTIAFALYGLKSTALVALTLYGLSNIMSQIGPGTVVGFWGIELFPTSIRGITSAVTVMAGRTGVITTTLLVPLILQSQGLEFTMILLGVVSLVGAVATLFLKEPKHRSLDEFEFVESETI comes from the coding sequence ATGAAAAATCCGTTAAAGGAATGGGACGAAAAAGGTATTTCGACTTTCCACATAAAGACGACCCTTGTAGCAGGTGCAGGGACATTCGTAGACGGATATGACTTGACGGCCGGGTCTCTGGTATTCCCGCTGATAGAGAAGAGTTTAGGGCAAGGACTGGAAGGTGCCTCGGAAATACTCTTCTTAAGTATAATCTTGGGGAACTTCTTGGGTGCAATAATCTTCGGCTATCTAGCTAAGCACGGTAGGAAGAAGTTTTACGGTATCGACGCTATGTTGATGACACTAGGTGCTCTAGCCCAAGCATTCGTGTCAACACCGGTTCAACTGGCAATTGTGAGGTTCCTGTTGGGACTGGGGATAGGAGCAGATTACGTTTTATCCCCCTTAGTAAATGCAGAATATGCAAACAGGAAGGACAGAGGTAAGCTCATGGCCATATCAGGTGGGCTGATGTGGAATGTAGGTGCCTTAGGCTCCGTATTTGCTACTCTAGCTATTGTAAACTCCTTCCCGCCAGACACCGCGTGGCGTCTCGTACTCGCCCTAGGTGCAATACCGGCGTTAATAGTGATCTACGCGAGGAGGAAGTTCCCGGAGACACCAAGATATATGCTATATATCAAGAAAAACCCCAAGGAGCTCGAGGAAAAATACGGTATAAAAGTGCAAGATGTGCCCGCTACAGCGGTGAGCTGGAGGAGAATAGGGGTCATGTTACTACTAGCAGCACTGACATGGTATATTTTTGATGTAGCCGCCTATGCGGGAGTGTTCTTTGGCCCCAATGTAATCGCGCAGAGCATTGGGGTTAACGGTGTCATATTCGAACTGATAATTTTGTTAGCCTTTGCTATCCCGGGTAATTTGATATCCACAGCGTTTAACGACAAAGTAGGTAGAAAGGTGTTACAAGCACTAGGTTTTACAGGTATGGGGGCGACGACCATAGCGTTTGCCCTTTACGGCCTTAAGTCGACCGCGCTAGTCGCGTTAACGCTATACGGTCTAAGCAATATAATGTCTCAGATAGGGCCTGGAACAGTGGTAGGTTTTTGGGGGATAGAGCTGTTCCCCACGTCTATAAGGGGGATAACCTCAGCGGTTACCGTGATGGCCGGTAGGACTGGAGTAATAACTACTACGTTACTGGTGCCCTTAATATTACAATCTCAAGGACTTGAGTTCACAATGATTTT